A genomic segment from Drosophila willistoni isolate 14030-0811.24 chromosome 2L unlocalized genomic scaffold, UCI_dwil_1.1 Seg168, whole genome shotgun sequence encodes:
- the LOC6652157 gene encoding proton-coupled folate transporter isoform X2, which yields MVSSLMESFFPAVVSLFFGPWSDKFGRRPILLAAFVGYLSSSIILTAITQISLRENISPWWYILYSVPSIFSGGFCSVCAVSFCYISDVTTAKTRPMRMVLMDAAISVGLIGGSVTSGYIYELTTAAPLFMISGSLMAISLIYLIIWVPESLRHEHLSHSHRLHELFRMDLLKDLWHTCCQSRGHSENLIIWLTMLALTIHIFAAEGDNSVNLLFIREQFDWTVKDFSIFYVARLFIQILGSILVLSVLRRFVKLSIHGMAILCLGCIVLESTTRATAQYSYEIYLGLVLGIMRGVLGPMSKTILSEVTPSSEVGKIFALSSSLQAVTPSLAVPLYTTVYKTTVENYPGAFNVISLGLNFLGFILMNVVYCIQKSTE from the exons GTTACTTGTCCAGCAGCATTATTTTGACCGCCATCACACAGATAAGTTTGCGAGAAAATATCAGTCCCTGGTGGTATATTCTATACTCGGTGCCATCGATCTTCAGTGGGGGATTTTGCTCGGTGTGCGCCGTGTCTTTTTGTTATATATCCGATGTGACAACTGCCAAGACAAGACCCATGAG GATGGTGCTGATGGATGCTGCTATTTCAGTTGGATTGATAGGTGGCAGTGTGACTAGTGGTTATATCTATGAACTGACCACAGCTGCTCCATTATTCATGATTTCGGGTTCTCTAATGGCTATATCACTGATATATTTAATTATCTGGGTGCCAGAAAGCTTAAGGCATGAGCATTTATCCCATAGT CACCGCCTACATGAACTTTTTCGCATGGATTTGCTGAAAGATCTGTGGCACACATGTTGCCAAAGTCGAGGGCATTCAGAGAATTTGATTATCTGGCTGACTATGCTGGCCCTGACCATACACATCTTTGCGGCGGAGGGAGACAATAGTGTGAATCTCTTGTTTATACGCGAGCAATTCGATTGGACTGTCAAGGATTTTAGTATTTTCTATGTCGCCCGTCTGTTTATTCAAATTCTTGGGAGTATTCTCGTTCTGTCCGTCCTACGGCGCTTCGTAAAGTTATCCATTCATGGCATGGCCATTCTGTGCCTCGGCTGCATCGTCCTCGAAAGTACAACACGGGCCACAGCTCAGTACTCCTACGAGATATATCTAGGTCTGGTTCTGGGCATTATGCGCGGTGTTTTGGGGCCCATGAGCAAGACTATTCTATCGGAAGTGACGCCCAGCTCCGAAGTGGGCAAGATATTTGCATTATCCAGTTCACTACAAGCAGTTACTCCCAGTCTAGCAGTGCCTCTCTATACAACAGTTTACAAAACAACCGTGGAAAATTATCCAGGGGCCTTTAATGTGATTAGCCTGGGATTGAACTTCCTGGGTTTCATCCTAATGAA CGTTGTCTATTGCATTCAAAAATCAACGGAATga